The nucleotide sequence CACCACTCCGAATACCCCGGCAAAGACTGAGCCGTAGCCACAATTTCATCGACCAGAGCCTGCCCTGCTAGAGGTTCTCCCCCGTGCAAAACATGATGAAATACATAAGCTCGCATTGCAATTCGACCTAAAAGCCGATTCGTTTGTCCCGGACCTGTCCAGCCCAGTTCAATCTCTGCATTCAGATCATTAATAAACTTCTCAGCTTTTCCAGAGACTTGATAGTGCTTACGATAAAATTGTCGGCGCAACCGATGGAGTGTCTTTGCTTCCACCTGGTTACGCCGCCGGGCAAACTCCCAGGACTGGACAAAAACAACCGGATCAGTCCAGATGGGTTGAAAGTCATCATTTAAAAGATAAGAGCCTGATTGCAAAGGCAGTCGGTGGGCATTAAACAAACTTAAATTCCCATCTGTGGCATAGGTGCGTGGGTTAGGAAAAAGTTCCAGATGACCGGGCCTCAGCCAAATGCCAGCATTTTCCAGCAACGTTGCGATAACAATTGCCAGTTCCCAGGAACTTTGAGCTTCTTCAAACGGGAAGTAGAGGTGAAGTCCACCACTATCACTGGAAGTACAAAAAACACCACTGACCAATCCCAGAGGTTCCAGAGCAGCCAGGATACGCGCAATCGCCAGGCAATCGCGCCTGGGATGATAAGGACTTCCTATATCAATATCCAATAAACAATAGTTGGTGGTTTTGCCAAATCGCACACCAAACAAATAAGCACCCTGACGAATCAGGCGATCGGAAAGGGGATGGCGACTCTCGGTCTTCCAGACAGGTGATTGCCCGGGTTCAGGGTGGTTTGCATAGATATAGTCATAACGATGGGGAAACAGGGAGAGAAAGGAATCCTCCCATTCCGACACAGATTGAAACTGGTTGATTGACGACAGGACAACAGTCATTTCGATTCCATTAGATGTATGGAATCGAGCAGCTTCCTCAACGTGGCTGGCTGAGCACAGCAATAAGGCACCCCGAAAAACGCATACAAAAACCCTGCTTGACTTGATTAATCAAATCAAAACCAATCTGACCAGAGTATTAATCTGGTCAAATACTTACTTGAAAACCTATCAGGCTGCTATCATGCAGACATACAAACCACTTGAAGAAGTTCAGACATCTTCAAGCTCTAAATAAAAGCCGGGAACACAGAGACTTTAGCGAGGCTCACTCCCGGTTTTCTATTTGCAAAAAGTCCATTTTTTAATAACACCCCTAAATGCAGCAGGTTGTATACATCATTAGGAAATCCCTGAATTGCTGTACGGAAACCTCCAGGTCTGGAGAGTGAGTAAGCGCCCGATACTTTGCTGCAAAAAAGATCTGAGCAAAGACGAGACTTATTAAACATTTAAAAACTCAAGGTGCAACATACTCCAGACACACAACCAGTTTCACTACGCCGGAGTGATAGACCCAATTTACGCGGGAGTGACAGAAATATTCATACGCCAGAGTGATAGAACAAATCAGAGAAATTCGCGGGAGTGATAGGGCCGACCATACGCGGAAGTGATAGAACAAATCCTATAATGCTCTCAGGATAAGAAGCTGTTCAGCCACAATAACAGGTTCTATACGCGGGAGTGATAGAGTAGGTTATACGCCGGAGTGATAGAGTCAGTTTAGGTTATCCGGCGGAATGATAGAGGAAGCCATACGCTGGAGTGATAGAACCCGGATTCAAAAACATACGCTGGAATGATAGAGCCAGTTTCATCCATGCGTTCACCAACGCCTTGCCGGACAACAGTTCTATACGCGGGAGTGATAGAGCCTGAACCGGTGGTGCTGAATAGCAGTATGAATTGGAACGAAGTTTCAATTCATACAACGCTCAATTCATACCCGAAATCAGCAACGCCTAGAGCCTGAACCAGACTTATACGCGGGAGTGATAGCGTGTCAAAAACATACGCCGGAATGATAGAGCCAGCGGCGATCGATCCAGAAGGATCATGTAGAATTCACTCCATTCATTTCAGACCTGACCTATGCCCCCCACAAATAAAGCGCTGACGTTCCCAGTTGATGGGCAATTACTGATGGTGATGCCCAGGGCAGGGGCATCCGTAAACAACCCTGACGTACGATTACCCATTCTCCGCTCTGATGGGGATGGGTATTATCTGGAATTGAGGGTTGAGAGTGATGCCAGTGACTCTGGGGAAGTTGCCGTTACCCGGCGGGTTCCCCTGGAAGACCTGACAACCGATGAGTGGGAAGAACTCAAGCAAGAGTACGAAAACCTTGACCTAGCAACGCTCGCTGATCAGGGAATCGGGAAAGGATTGGAGAAAATTCAGGATCGCAAAATACAGCGTCTATTTATGGCGCTCTTGACGTTTCTGAACCCCCGCCAGGTTGGAATTGTGTTATACCTTTACAAACTGGCTGCCGAGCAAAACAACGGTCCAATTGTCACCTTCCGCTCGAATGATTTACTGGAAAGCCTGGGATATTCCCGCACGAAGGGAGGAAGTTTTCATGCCAAGGTCAGATCCCAATTGAATCGCGATTTAGTCTCACTTCATCGGGTCGAACTGGTGTTGGCCAAGTCTCTTCGTGAAGGAAACAAGATCGGTGCAGAGGTTGTGATCAAAAGTGTGCTCCGGATTAAGAGCTTTAAAGTCGAAAATCTGTCACGGGAATTTGATCTGGCAAAAGCTGCCGACTACACTTATGAATTAGCCGATTCTTATACTGTTTCCCTGGAATTCTTTGATGGCCCCAGTCGCACAGGCGACTATGTTTTGTTTGCCAGTGATATTGATATTACTCAAAAGCTTGGCAGCAATACTAAAAACGACTATAGAACCAAGCTCTTAATCTATCTTGCCAGTCGTTTGAAGTGGGATTCTCCCCAGGATGGTCAATACCTGGGAATTTCCAAACAATATTTGTTTAAAAACCTTGACCTGTTGGGAAGCAACTCTTCACGGAACAATCAAATCTTCTGGCGAACGGTTGAAGAGTTACAGAGAGATGGTTATATTCTTGGTGCTCAGGAATTACCAGGAAAGCGGAAATCACCGACAATCCAATTTCAAATTAATCCAGACAAGCTGAACTCCAACACTTCAAATCAATGAGTTCTCGAAGTTAATCCGTCTTTAATTCCATAAGGAGTCTACCATTGCAGCTGCTTTTTCAGGGGCGATCGCATTACCATAGCAAATGTTGACTATTCATCGAAATGAGTGAGGTTTAAGGGTTGGGCGATCGTTCAATGGTGGAGCAGGCGTGGGACGCGCTGGAAAAGACGATTATTTTTTTCAAAGGAAAGCCAGTTGGAACGGTAGCAGCGCTTGATCCAGATATTCCGGCACTGAATTATGACCAGTGCTTTATTCGGGATTTTGTTTCTTCAGCGCTGCTGTTCCTGATTAAGGGTAGACCAGACATTGTGCGCAATTTTTTGGAAGAAACCCTGAAACTACAACCTAAAACAGGTCAGCTTGAGTGTTTGAAGCCCAGCCGGGGGTTAATGCCTGCCAGTTTCAAAATTGCTTCGATTATAGGGGGGGAATACCTGAAGCCAGACTTTGGTGATCATGCGATCGGACGGGTTGCACCCGCGGATGCCTGTCTATGGTGGATTATTTTACTGCGAGCCTATGTCATTTCAACCGATGACCGGGCACTTGCCCACCGGAGTGACTTTCAGGAGGGCATTCGGTTAATTCTGGAACTTTGTCTGGTAACTCGATTCGATATGTATCCGATGGTGCTGGTGCCCGACGGTGCCAGTATGATTGACCGTCGAATGGGGTTATATGGACACCCGCTGGATATTCAGTCCTTGTTTTATGCTGCTTTACGTGCCAGTCTGGAATTGCTGATTCCCAATCAGGAAAATCAGATGATCATTCATGCGGTGAATAATCGCCTGGATCCTTTGCTCAAACAGCTTCAGGAGAATTATTGGATTGATCCCGATCGGTTGAAT is from Leptothermofonsia sichuanensis E412 and encodes:
- a CDS encoding glycoside hydrolase 100 family protein, which translates into the protein MGDRSMVEQAWDALEKTIIFFKGKPVGTVAALDPDIPALNYDQCFIRDFVSSALLFLIKGRPDIVRNFLEETLKLQPKTGQLECLKPSRGLMPASFKIASIIGGEYLKPDFGDHAIGRVAPADACLWWIILLRAYVISTDDRALAHRSDFQEGIRLILELCLVTRFDMYPMVLVPDGASMIDRRMGLYGHPLDIQSLFYAALRASLELLIPNQENQMIIHAVNNRLDPLLKQLQENYWIDPDRLNVIYRFQVEEYGEEALNQFNIYSDSIPFYRLAKWLPEAGGYLAGNLGPSQLDCRFFAIGNLMAIISSLANEYQSHRILNLIELRWNDLVGHMPMKLCYPALEDADWRTVTGADPKNRPWSYHNGGSWPVLLWMLTVAARKMNRAELAHHAIAIAERRLLHDHWPEYYDGPDGRLIGKEARKFQTWTIAGYLLAKELLANPHHLNLITFDTEWC